A stretch of the Coturnix japonica isolate 7356 chromosome 27, Coturnix japonica 2.1, whole genome shotgun sequence genome encodes the following:
- the LOC107325031 gene encoding gametocyte-specific factor 1-like isoform X4 gives MEAEDDLDDPERLIQCPYDKQHQIRACRFPYHLVKCRRSHPEVAKLLATCPFNARHLVPQADLADHISKCRDKVFIEYDIELLEQPNSPFVWGMTNSGMNSVTSGQKNYLPSSVRAPESFPYTASWKE, from the exons ATGGAAGCAGAGGATGACTTGG ATGATCCAGAGAGATTAATACAGTGTCCATATGACAAGCAGCATCAAATCAGAGCCTGTCGATTTCCCTATCATCTTGTAAAGTGCAGGAGG agcCACCCAGAAGTTGCAAAGTTATTGGCCACATGCCCGTTCAATGCTCGCCATCTAGTTCCTCAAGCCGACCTCGCTGATCACATATCGAAGTGCAGGGACAAAGTGTTCATTGAGTATGATATAG AGTTGCTAGAGCAGCCAAATTCCCCTTTTGTTTGGGGCATGACCAACTCTGGCATGAACAG TGTCACCTCTGGACAGAAGAATTACCTTCCTTCAAGTGTACGTGCTCCTGAGTCCTTCCCATATACTGCATCATGGAAAGAAT AA
- the LOC107325031 gene encoding gametocyte-specific factor 1-like isoform X1 has product MEAEDDLDDPERLIQCPYDKQHQIRACRFPYHLVKCRRSHPEVAKLLATCPFNARHLVPQADLADHISKCRDKVFIEYDIACCSSGLQRDEVNAVSTWQAPPCDEDWETELLEQPNSPFVWGMTNSGMNSCSVTSGQKNYLPSSVRAPESFPYTASWKE; this is encoded by the exons ATGGAAGCAGAGGATGACTTGG ATGATCCAGAGAGATTAATACAGTGTCCATATGACAAGCAGCATCAAATCAGAGCCTGTCGATTTCCCTATCATCTTGTAAAGTGCAGGAGG agcCACCCAGAAGTTGCAAAGTTATTGGCCACATGCCCGTTCAATGCTCGCCATCTAGTTCCTCAAGCCGACCTCGCTGATCACATATCGAAGTGCAGGGACAAAGTGTTCATTGAGTATGATATAG CATGTTGTTCCTCTGGCTTACAAAGAGATGAGGTGAATGCTGTAAGCACATGGCAGGCGCCTCCATGTGATGAAGACTGGGAAACAG AGTTGCTAGAGCAGCCAAATTCCCCTTTTGTTTGGGGCATGACCAACTCTGGCATGAACAG TTGCAGTGTCACCTCTGGACAGAAGAATTACCTTCCTTCAAGTGTACGTGCTCCTGAGTCCTTCCCATATACTGCATCATGGAAAGAAT AA
- the LOC107325031 gene encoding gametocyte-specific factor 1-like isoform X2, with protein sequence MEAEDDLDDPERLIQCPYDKQHQIRACRFPYHLVKCRRSHPEVAKLLATCPFNARHLVPQADLADHISKCRDKVFIEYDIACCSSGLQRDEVNAVSTWQAPPCDEDWETELLEQPNSPFVWGMTNSGMNSVTSGQKNYLPSSVRAPESFPYTASWKE encoded by the exons ATGGAAGCAGAGGATGACTTGG ATGATCCAGAGAGATTAATACAGTGTCCATATGACAAGCAGCATCAAATCAGAGCCTGTCGATTTCCCTATCATCTTGTAAAGTGCAGGAGG agcCACCCAGAAGTTGCAAAGTTATTGGCCACATGCCCGTTCAATGCTCGCCATCTAGTTCCTCAAGCCGACCTCGCTGATCACATATCGAAGTGCAGGGACAAAGTGTTCATTGAGTATGATATAG CATGTTGTTCCTCTGGCTTACAAAGAGATGAGGTGAATGCTGTAAGCACATGGCAGGCGCCTCCATGTGATGAAGACTGGGAAACAG AGTTGCTAGAGCAGCCAAATTCCCCTTTTGTTTGGGGCATGACCAACTCTGGCATGAACAG TGTCACCTCTGGACAGAAGAATTACCTTCCTTCAAGTGTACGTGCTCCTGAGTCCTTCCCATATACTGCATCATGGAAAGAAT AA
- the LOC107325031 gene encoding gametocyte-specific factor 1-like isoform X3 gives MEAEDDLDDPERLIQCPYDKQHQIRACRFPYHLVKCRRSHPEVAKLLATCPFNARHLVPQADLADHISKCRDKVFIEYDIELLEQPNSPFVWGMTNSGMNSCSVTSGQKNYLPSSVRAPESFPYTASWKE, from the exons ATGGAAGCAGAGGATGACTTGG ATGATCCAGAGAGATTAATACAGTGTCCATATGACAAGCAGCATCAAATCAGAGCCTGTCGATTTCCCTATCATCTTGTAAAGTGCAGGAGG agcCACCCAGAAGTTGCAAAGTTATTGGCCACATGCCCGTTCAATGCTCGCCATCTAGTTCCTCAAGCCGACCTCGCTGATCACATATCGAAGTGCAGGGACAAAGTGTTCATTGAGTATGATATAG AGTTGCTAGAGCAGCCAAATTCCCCTTTTGTTTGGGGCATGACCAACTCTGGCATGAACAG TTGCAGTGTCACCTCTGGACAGAAGAATTACCTTCCTTCAAGTGTACGTGCTCCTGAGTCCTTCCCATATACTGCATCATGGAAAGAAT AA
- the GOSR2 gene encoding Golgi SNAP receptor complex member 2 isoform X6: MEALYHQTNKQVHEVQSYMGRLETSDKESVHLENEIQARIDKVFSDLERLEILSSKEPPNKRQNAKLRVDQLKYDVQHLQTALRNFQHRRYIREQQERQREELLARTFTTNGTQKKILDVANTLGLSNTVMRLIEKRAFQDKYFMIGGMIVTCLVMFLVVQYLT, translated from the exons ATGGAGGCGTTGTATCATCAGACCAACAA ACAAGTCCATGAAGTCCAGTCATACATGGGACGTCTGGAGACTTCAGACAAAGAGTCTGTACACT TAGAAAATGAGATTCAGGCGAGAATTGACAAGGTATTCAGTGACTTGGAACGCTTGGAAATCCTGTCCAGCAAAGAACCTCCCAATAAACGACAGAATGCTAAACT CCGAGTTGACCAGCTGAAGTATGATGTTCAGCATCTGCAGACAGCTCTGAGGAACTTTCAGCATCGTCGTTACATCCGGGAGCAGCAAGAACGACAGCGAGAAGAGTTACTAGCTCGTACATTCACTACTAAT gGAACTCAAAAGAAGATCCTGGATGTTGCCAACACATTGGGCTTATCCAATACAGTAATGCGGCTGATCGAGAAGCGAGCCTTTCAAGATAAATACTTCATGATTGGGGGAATGATTGTGACTTGTTTAGTTATGTTTCTCGTCGTGCAGTATCTGACATGA
- the GOSR2 gene encoding Golgi SNAP receptor complex member 2 isoform X2, whose protein sequence is MEALYHQTNKQVHEVQSYMGRLETSDKESVHLENEIQARIDKVFSDLERLEILSSKEPPNKRQNAKLRVDQLKYDVQHLQTALRNFQHRRYIREQQERQREELLARTFTTNDSDTTIPIDETLQFNESLQNAHRGMDDLIGSGTNILQGLRDQRLTLKGTQKKILDVANTLGLSNTVMRLIEKRAFQDKYFMIGGMIVTCLVMFLVVQYLT, encoded by the exons ATGGAGGCGTTGTATCATCAGACCAACAA ACAAGTCCATGAAGTCCAGTCATACATGGGACGTCTGGAGACTTCAGACAAAGAGTCTGTACACT TAGAAAATGAGATTCAGGCGAGAATTGACAAGGTATTCAGTGACTTGGAACGCTTGGAAATCCTGTCCAGCAAAGAACCTCCCAATAAACGACAGAATGCTAAACT CCGAGTTGACCAGCTGAAGTATGATGTTCAGCATCTGCAGACAGCTCTGAGGAACTTTCAGCATCGTCGTTACATCCGGGAGCAGCAAGAACGACAGCGAGAAGAGTTACTAGCTCGTACATTCACTACTAAT GACTCTGACACCACCATACCGATCGACGAAACATTACAGTTTAATGAATCCCTGCAAAATGCCCATCGTGGCATGGATGATCTTATTGGCAGTGGGACCAACATTCTTCAGGGGCTGAGGGACCAGAGATTGACATTAAAG gGAACTCAAAAGAAGATCCTGGATGTTGCCAACACATTGGGCTTATCCAATACAGTAATGCGGCTGATCGAGAAGCGAGCCTTTCAAGATAAATACTTCATGATTGGGGGAATGATTGTGACTTGTTTAGTTATGTTTCTCGTCGTGCAGTATCTGACATGA
- the GOSR2 gene encoding Golgi SNAP receptor complex member 2 isoform X4 — protein MGRLETSDKESVHLENEIQARIDKVFSDLERLEILSSKEPPNKRQNAKLRVDQLKYDVQHLQTALRNFQHRRYIREQQERQREELLARTFTTNDSDTTIPIDETLQFNESLQNAHRGMDDLIGSGTNILQGLRDQRLTLKGTQKKILDVANTLGLSNTVMRLIEKRAFQDKYFMIGGMIVTCLVMFLVVQYLT, from the exons ATGGGACGTCTGGAGACTTCAGACAAAGAGTCTGTACACT TAGAAAATGAGATTCAGGCGAGAATTGACAAGGTATTCAGTGACTTGGAACGCTTGGAAATCCTGTCCAGCAAAGAACCTCCCAATAAACGACAGAATGCTAAACT CCGAGTTGACCAGCTGAAGTATGATGTTCAGCATCTGCAGACAGCTCTGAGGAACTTTCAGCATCGTCGTTACATCCGGGAGCAGCAAGAACGACAGCGAGAAGAGTTACTAGCTCGTACATTCACTACTAAT GACTCTGACACCACCATACCGATCGACGAAACATTACAGTTTAATGAATCCCTGCAAAATGCCCATCGTGGCATGGATGATCTTATTGGCAGTGGGACCAACATTCTTCAGGGGCTGAGGGACCAGAGATTGACATTAAAG gGAACTCAAAAGAAGATCCTGGATGTTGCCAACACATTGGGCTTATCCAATACAGTAATGCGGCTGATCGAGAAGCGAGCCTTTCAAGATAAATACTTCATGATTGGGGGAATGATTGTGACTTGTTTAGTTATGTTTCTCGTCGTGCAGTATCTGACATGA
- the GOSR2 gene encoding Golgi SNAP receptor complex member 2 isoform X3 — translation MGRLETSDKESVHLVENEIQARIDKVFSDLERLEILSSKEPPNKRQNAKLRVDQLKYDVQHLQTALRNFQHRRYIREQQERQREELLARTFTTNDSDTTIPIDETLQFNESLQNAHRGMDDLIGSGTNILQGLRDQRLTLKGTQKKILDVANTLGLSNTVMRLIEKRAFQDKYFMIGGMIVTCLVMFLVVQYLT, via the exons ATGGGACGTCTGGAGACTTCAGACAAAGAGTCTGTACACT taGTAGAAAATGAGATTCAGGCGAGAATTGACAAGGTATTCAGTGACTTGGAACGCTTGGAAATCCTGTCCAGCAAAGAACCTCCCAATAAACGACAGAATGCTAAACT CCGAGTTGACCAGCTGAAGTATGATGTTCAGCATCTGCAGACAGCTCTGAGGAACTTTCAGCATCGTCGTTACATCCGGGAGCAGCAAGAACGACAGCGAGAAGAGTTACTAGCTCGTACATTCACTACTAAT GACTCTGACACCACCATACCGATCGACGAAACATTACAGTTTAATGAATCCCTGCAAAATGCCCATCGTGGCATGGATGATCTTATTGGCAGTGGGACCAACATTCTTCAGGGGCTGAGGGACCAGAGATTGACATTAAAG gGAACTCAAAAGAAGATCCTGGATGTTGCCAACACATTGGGCTTATCCAATACAGTAATGCGGCTGATCGAGAAGCGAGCCTTTCAAGATAAATACTTCATGATTGGGGGAATGATTGTGACTTGTTTAGTTATGTTTCTCGTCGTGCAGTATCTGACATGA
- the GOSR2 gene encoding Golgi SNAP receptor complex member 2 isoform X1 produces MEALYHQTNKQVHEVQSYMGRLETSDKESVHLVENEIQARIDKVFSDLERLEILSSKEPPNKRQNAKLRVDQLKYDVQHLQTALRNFQHRRYIREQQERQREELLARTFTTNDSDTTIPIDETLQFNESLQNAHRGMDDLIGSGTNILQGLRDQRLTLKGTQKKILDVANTLGLSNTVMRLIEKRAFQDKYFMIGGMIVTCLVMFLVVQYLT; encoded by the exons ATGGAGGCGTTGTATCATCAGACCAACAA ACAAGTCCATGAAGTCCAGTCATACATGGGACGTCTGGAGACTTCAGACAAAGAGTCTGTACACT taGTAGAAAATGAGATTCAGGCGAGAATTGACAAGGTATTCAGTGACTTGGAACGCTTGGAAATCCTGTCCAGCAAAGAACCTCCCAATAAACGACAGAATGCTAAACT CCGAGTTGACCAGCTGAAGTATGATGTTCAGCATCTGCAGACAGCTCTGAGGAACTTTCAGCATCGTCGTTACATCCGGGAGCAGCAAGAACGACAGCGAGAAGAGTTACTAGCTCGTACATTCACTACTAAT GACTCTGACACCACCATACCGATCGACGAAACATTACAGTTTAATGAATCCCTGCAAAATGCCCATCGTGGCATGGATGATCTTATTGGCAGTGGGACCAACATTCTTCAGGGGCTGAGGGACCAGAGATTGACATTAAAG gGAACTCAAAAGAAGATCCTGGATGTTGCCAACACATTGGGCTTATCCAATACAGTAATGCGGCTGATCGAGAAGCGAGCCTTTCAAGATAAATACTTCATGATTGGGGGAATGATTGTGACTTGTTTAGTTATGTTTCTCGTCGTGCAGTATCTGACATGA
- the GOSR2 gene encoding Golgi SNAP receptor complex member 2 isoform X5, with the protein MEALYHQTNKQVHEVQSYMGRLETSDKESVHLVENEIQARIDKVFSDLERLEILSSKEPPNKRQNAKLRVDQLKYDVQHLQTALRNFQHRRYIREQQERQREELLARTFTTNGTQKKILDVANTLGLSNTVMRLIEKRAFQDKYFMIGGMIVTCLVMFLVVQYLT; encoded by the exons ATGGAGGCGTTGTATCATCAGACCAACAA ACAAGTCCATGAAGTCCAGTCATACATGGGACGTCTGGAGACTTCAGACAAAGAGTCTGTACACT taGTAGAAAATGAGATTCAGGCGAGAATTGACAAGGTATTCAGTGACTTGGAACGCTTGGAAATCCTGTCCAGCAAAGAACCTCCCAATAAACGACAGAATGCTAAACT CCGAGTTGACCAGCTGAAGTATGATGTTCAGCATCTGCAGACAGCTCTGAGGAACTTTCAGCATCGTCGTTACATCCGGGAGCAGCAAGAACGACAGCGAGAAGAGTTACTAGCTCGTACATTCACTACTAAT gGAACTCAAAAGAAGATCCTGGATGTTGCCAACACATTGGGCTTATCCAATACAGTAATGCGGCTGATCGAGAAGCGAGCCTTTCAAGATAAATACTTCATGATTGGGGGAATGATTGTGACTTGTTTAGTTATGTTTCTCGTCGTGCAGTATCTGACATGA